A genomic region of Candidatus Poribacteria bacterium contains the following coding sequences:
- a CDS encoding aldehyde dehydrogenase family protein, with the protein MRMHIGGEWVDKPQKIEVLNPYDGSVVDTIPRGDHDDVETALKTAERGAEIMAKMTGYERYEIIHKVSELMAERVDELARIITLEEGKILAEATIEAGRASEIIALSAEEAKRLYGEVIPLEGGPGVKGKLGFTVRVPCGIVVGISPFNFPLHLVCHKVGPALAAGNAIIVKPATDTPLSALKLVELFLEAGTPPEAIQCLTGSGSVIGDGLCADRRVRKITFTGSRDIGERICHTAGLKRVTMELGSNSPLIVMPDADPEKVAAAAAASGYSNAGQVCISTQRVIAHEGIYGDFLDAFKSTVEGISTGDPLDEPTKMGPMIREDDAVRVSEWVDEAVSDGAELLTGGERNGQIYAPTLVANVKPEMKISYDEIFGPVVGVSKVSNIDDAIALANDTNYGLSAAIFTENIDWAMRFVREVDSGNLMVNWGTQWRADLMPYGGLKESGMGKEGPKYAVEEMTETKMAIFHLSE; encoded by the coding sequence ATGAGAATGCACATCGGCGGCGAATGGGTAGACAAGCCGCAGAAAATCGAAGTTCTGAACCCTTATGATGGTTCCGTTGTTGACACCATTCCCAGAGGTGATCACGATGATGTCGAAACCGCACTCAAAACCGCTGAGCGTGGCGCAGAGATCATGGCGAAAATGACCGGCTACGAGCGTTATGAAATTATTCACAAGGTTTCCGAGTTGATGGCAGAGCGTGTGGATGAGCTCGCTCGAATCATTACATTGGAAGAGGGAAAAATCCTCGCAGAAGCAACGATAGAGGCAGGTCGCGCATCCGAAATTATCGCACTCTCCGCGGAAGAAGCCAAGCGGCTTTACGGCGAGGTCATCCCGCTTGAAGGGGGACCTGGTGTTAAGGGTAAATTAGGCTTTACGGTACGAGTGCCCTGTGGTATCGTTGTTGGGATTAGCCCATTTAACTTCCCGCTGCACCTCGTTTGTCACAAAGTGGGTCCCGCACTTGCGGCAGGAAACGCAATTATCGTTAAGCCTGCGACAGACACACCGTTGTCGGCACTGAAACTGGTCGAGCTTTTCCTTGAAGCGGGGACTCCACCGGAAGCGATCCAATGTTTGACTGGATCAGGCAGCGTGATTGGCGATGGACTTTGTGCCGATCGACGCGTCCGGAAAATTACCTTCACCGGCAGCCGTGACATTGGAGAACGCATCTGCCACACTGCTGGGCTCAAGCGTGTAACGATGGAACTCGGATCTAACTCTCCGCTGATCGTCATGCCGGATGCGGATCCAGAGAAGGTCGCAGCGGCTGCAGCAGCCTCCGGTTATTCCAATGCAGGACAGGTCTGCATCTCAACGCAAAGAGTCATTGCCCACGAAGGTATCTACGGCGATTTTCTCGATGCTTTCAAATCAACCGTTGAAGGTATCTCAACAGGAGATCCCCTTGATGAACCGACTAAGATGGGACCAATGATTCGTGAAGATGATGCCGTCCGTGTTAGCGAATGGGTAGATGAAGCGGTCAGTGATGGTGCTGAACTCCTCACCGGTGGTGAAAGAAATGGGCAGATCTACGCACCGACACTCGTTGCCAACGTCAAGCCAGAGATGAAAATCTCATACGACGAAATCTTCGGACCAGTTGTCGGTGTATCGAAGGTTTCAAACATCGACGATGCTATCGCCCTCGCTAATGACACCAACTACGGCTTGAGCGCGGCGATATTCACCGAAAACATCGATTGGGCGATGCGGTTCGTGCGTGAAGTTGACTCCGGCAACCTCATGGTCAACTGGGGAACACAATGGCGTGCAGACCTCATGCCCTATGGTGGCCTGAAGGAGAGCGGCATGGGCAAAGAGGGACCGAAATACGCTGTAGAGGAGATGACTGAGACGAAGATGGCTATCTTCCATCTGAGTGAATAA